The following proteins come from a genomic window of Paraburkholderia sprentiae WSM5005:
- the cofH gene encoding 5-amino-6-(D-ribitylamino)uracil--L-tyrosine 4-hydroxyphenyl transferase CofH — MILSSFDDPQAIARQLNQRPRLELFDAAESLTLAGHGARVTYSRKVFIPLTKLCRDVCHYCTFAETPGKARRAYLSRDEILQIARAGVETGCREALFTLGDNPEARYPAARAELDELGHPTTLSYLAEVARLVMIETGLLPHLNPGLMGAEDYRALRPHSASMGIMLESASERLCLKGGPHYGSPDKEPARRIASIAEAGKASVPFTTGLLIGIGETRLERIESLLAIRALHAQYGHIQEVIIQNFRAKPGTVMAGRPEPSLDEHLWTIAAARLILGAEMSIQAPPNLRRREELAALLRAGVNDWGGVSPVTPDHVNPEAPWPHLEILEQATTVAGRSLIQRLAIGPAYARNADKWTDPAVRPRVLRAIDARGLPITDGWAPGRGDALPELPAGAGTPALQPIIMKAMGGQRLDEAEIAVLFEADGDDLQALVSLADRLRQRDVGETITFVVNRNINYTNMCLYKCGFCAFAKGSTRALRGPAYRLDLEEIARRAAEAVDRGATEVCCQGGIHPDFTGQTYLDILAAIRKAAPSIHIHAFSPLEVTHGAQTLGLSLRDYLGRLKDAGLASLPGTAAEILHPDVRAKICPDKLSAEEWLEVMRTAHAVGLRSTATIMFGHVDTYAHWARHLELIRSLQEETGGFTEFVPLPFVHMESPMARKGQARSGPSYREAVLMHAISRIVLGLSIHNIQVSWVKMGAAGAAAILNAGANDMGGVLMDESITRAAGGQNGQMLAPDDMEAIAAKIARPAAQRTTFYQIIEHDGALDRA, encoded by the coding sequence ATGATCCTGTCAAGTTTTGACGACCCGCAAGCCATCGCCCGACAGTTGAACCAAAGACCGCGCCTCGAGCTGTTCGACGCTGCGGAATCTTTGACGCTCGCGGGTCATGGCGCCCGCGTCACTTATTCGCGCAAGGTTTTCATTCCTCTGACGAAGCTGTGTCGAGACGTCTGCCACTATTGCACCTTCGCTGAAACGCCGGGCAAAGCGCGTCGTGCCTATCTAAGCCGCGACGAAATCCTTCAGATTGCCAGGGCTGGCGTCGAGACGGGCTGCCGCGAGGCCCTGTTCACACTTGGTGACAATCCAGAGGCCCGCTATCCCGCCGCCCGCGCGGAACTGGATGAACTCGGCCATCCGACGACCCTGTCTTACCTCGCCGAAGTGGCGCGGCTGGTGATGATTGAAACCGGGCTGCTTCCCCACCTCAATCCCGGCCTTATGGGTGCAGAGGACTATCGGGCACTGCGACCGCATTCCGCTTCCATGGGCATCATGCTGGAAAGCGCGTCCGAACGCCTCTGCCTCAAAGGCGGACCACATTACGGCAGTCCAGACAAGGAACCGGCACGAAGAATTGCGTCAATCGCCGAGGCTGGCAAAGCCTCCGTTCCGTTCACTACCGGGCTACTGATCGGCATCGGTGAAACACGGCTCGAGCGAATCGAATCATTGCTCGCAATTCGGGCCCTGCATGCGCAATACGGCCATATTCAGGAAGTCATCATTCAGAACTTCCGGGCCAAACCTGGTACGGTCATGGCCGGTCGTCCGGAGCCCTCCCTCGATGAGCATCTCTGGACGATAGCCGCCGCGCGACTGATCTTGGGCGCGGAGATGTCGATCCAGGCACCTCCGAATCTGCGTCGCCGCGAAGAATTGGCTGCGCTACTTCGCGCTGGTGTCAATGACTGGGGAGGTGTTTCGCCGGTCACTCCGGACCATGTGAATCCTGAGGCGCCCTGGCCGCATCTTGAAATTCTCGAGCAAGCCACTACCGTCGCCGGGCGATCCCTTATCCAACGTCTCGCCATTGGCCCGGCCTATGCCCGCAACGCCGATAAGTGGACCGATCCTGCTGTCAGGCCTCGCGTTCTTCGAGCCATAGATGCAAGGGGTCTTCCGATCACCGATGGCTGGGCTCCCGGGCGAGGTGACGCACTACCGGAGCTGCCTGCGGGTGCAGGTACGCCAGCACTTCAGCCAATCATCATGAAAGCCATGGGCGGGCAACGATTGGACGAAGCCGAAATCGCGGTACTTTTCGAGGCTGACGGTGACGACTTGCAAGCGCTGGTGAGTTTGGCCGACCGCTTGAGACAACGTGATGTCGGAGAAACGATCACATTCGTGGTCAACCGCAATATTAACTACACCAATATGTGCCTTTATAAGTGCGGGTTTTGCGCCTTCGCCAAAGGCAGCACGCGCGCATTGCGAGGACCGGCCTACCGACTGGACCTGGAGGAAATTGCCCGACGAGCGGCCGAAGCTGTGGATCGCGGCGCTACCGAGGTTTGCTGTCAGGGCGGCATCCACCCGGATTTCACCGGCCAGACCTATCTGGACATCCTGGCTGCGATCCGCAAGGCAGCACCCAGCATCCACATTCATGCGTTCTCACCCCTGGAAGTGACGCACGGCGCCCAGACACTGGGCCTAAGTCTCCGCGATTATCTCGGCCGCCTGAAAGACGCTGGTCTTGCCTCTCTCCCCGGAACGGCGGCCGAAATTCTCCATCCGGATGTTCGCGCGAAAATCTGCCCGGACAAGCTCAGCGCGGAGGAATGGCTCGAGGTGATGCGTACGGCCCATGCTGTCGGCCTACGCTCCACAGCAACAATCATGTTCGGCCATGTCGACACTTACGCGCACTGGGCCAGGCATCTCGAGCTCATCCGCTCCTTGCAGGAAGAAACCGGCGGATTCACCGAATTCGTGCCGCTGCCCTTCGTTCATATGGAATCTCCAATGGCACGGAAAGGTCAGGCGCGATCCGGCCCGAGCTATCGCGAGGCCGTGTTGATGCACGCCATCAGTCGAATCGTCTTGGGCTTATCCATCCACAACATCCAGGTGAGCTGGGTGAAGATGGGAGCGGCAGGGGCCGCTGCGATTCTGAATGCCGGCGCCAACGATATGGGCGGCGTGCTGATGGACGAATCTATCACCCGCGCCGCGGGCGGCCAGAACGGCCAGATGCTGGCACCCGATGATATGGAAGCCATTGCGGCAAAGATCGCGCGACCGGCTGCGCAGCGAACGACCTTCTATCAAATCATCGAGCATGATGGCGCGTTAGACCGCGCCTAA
- the cofE gene encoding coenzyme F420-0:L-glutamate ligase yields MIQILPLTGISEVLPGDELIALLREALQRQAVDIREDDILVVTQKIVSKAEGRFVDLGTVTPCAEAVRLAETTQKDPRLVQVVLDESESIVRAAPGVLIARHRLGHVMANAGVDQSNVGPEKSEYALLLPINPDGTAARLSSALGIPVVISDSFGRPWRVGVTSVAIGAAGLPALQDRRGEVDRDGRVLKVTQVAVGDLLATAASLATGEGAEGIPAALVRGCRFVGEARPAAHLVRPADQDLFR; encoded by the coding sequence ATGATTCAAATCTTACCGCTGACTGGGATCAGCGAAGTACTGCCTGGGGATGAACTCATCGCTCTGTTGCGCGAGGCACTTCAACGTCAAGCCGTGGACATCCGCGAGGATGATATTCTGGTGGTGACCCAGAAGATCGTATCGAAAGCCGAGGGCAGATTTGTCGATCTCGGGACGGTGACACCATGCGCGGAAGCGGTCCGGCTCGCGGAGACAACGCAAAAAGATCCGCGTCTGGTTCAGGTGGTATTGGATGAATCTGAAAGCATTGTCCGGGCGGCACCCGGGGTGCTGATCGCGAGGCATCGCTTGGGGCATGTCATGGCAAATGCGGGTGTCGACCAGTCCAATGTAGGTCCCGAGAAGAGCGAGTATGCGCTGTTGCTGCCGATAAATCCGGACGGGACGGCAGCCCGATTGAGTTCCGCGCTAGGCATCCCAGTTGTCATTTCTGATAGTTTCGGCCGCCCGTGGAGAGTTGGGGTCACTTCGGTTGCGATTGGCGCTGCGGGTTTGCCGGCGCTGCAGGACAGGCGCGGCGAAGTCGATCGCGATGGTCGTGTGCTGAAGGTGACGCAGGTTGCCGTCGGCGACCTACTTGCCACGGCTGCCAGTCTCGCGACCGGTGAGGGCGCGGAGGGCATTCCCGCCGCGCTTGTGAGGGGTTGCCGTTTCGTGGGCGAAGCGCGACCTGCCGCGCACCTGGTACGCCCTGCTGATCAGGATCTATTCCGATGA
- the cofC gene encoding 2-phospho-L-lactate guanylyltransferase, producing MIAWTAVMPFKAGADRKTRLAQLLSPAERLALSDELAAHVTHCLGAVQAVTQRLILSPVEIEGYDAVWAKDEGRGLNKELDVLWATKPTCPLLVVHGDLPFLTAKDVIALIEAAELQGSAIAPDRHRTGTNALALMSRKDFAFAFGPDSFRRHMEALGNNAAVIVSDGLGFDLDTPDDFHDARLHMNIATYGSRP from the coding sequence ATGATAGCCTGGACCGCTGTTATGCCATTCAAGGCGGGAGCGGATCGCAAGACGCGTCTGGCTCAGTTGCTTTCCCCGGCTGAACGTTTGGCACTTAGCGACGAGTTGGCGGCTCATGTGACGCATTGCCTCGGCGCGGTACAGGCCGTCACACAGCGACTGATCCTTTCCCCTGTTGAAATCGAAGGCTACGACGCTGTATGGGCGAAAGACGAGGGGCGCGGACTAAACAAGGAGCTTGATGTTCTGTGGGCGACGAAGCCGACTTGCCCCCTGCTTGTCGTGCACGGGGACCTCCCTTTCCTGACCGCCAAGGATGTGATCGCGCTCATCGAGGCCGCGGAACTGCAGGGATCCGCCATTGCCCCTGACAGGCATCGCACAGGTACTAATGCGCTGGCGCTTATGTCGCGCAAAGACTTTGCGTTCGCATTCGGGCCAGATAGCTTTCGGCGCCATATGGAGGCCTTAGGTAATAACGCTGCGGTTATTGTGAGCGATGGCTTGGGCTTCGATCTCGATACGCCTGATGACTTCCACGATGCCAGGTTACACATGAATATCGCGACGTATGGGTCTCGACCGTGA
- the npdG gene encoding NADPH-dependent F420 reductase: protein MTSPEKVAIVGGTGHLGAAIAWRLARGGRDVTIGSRTAEAAQAKAAELGHGLKGMTNADAAAAADVVLVTVPFAAQSSMLEEIKAHVRGKIVIDTTVPLVPPKVMRAQLPPEGSAAVRAATLLGDDVTVVSAFHNVAAHKLAQDIDVGCDVLVFGDDKAAREKAVELAETMGLRGIHAGALANSAAAEALTSVLIFLNKTYNIDGAGITITGHFK from the coding sequence ATGACGTCCCCTGAAAAGGTTGCGATTGTGGGTGGCACCGGCCATCTTGGCGCGGCGATTGCTTGGCGCTTGGCCCGAGGAGGACGGGATGTCACTATCGGCTCCCGCACAGCCGAGGCAGCGCAAGCAAAAGCTGCCGAACTCGGCCACGGCCTCAAAGGGATGACGAATGCTGATGCTGCTGCCGCCGCCGATGTGGTTCTCGTGACCGTGCCCTTCGCTGCACAGTCGTCGATGTTGGAGGAAATCAAGGCACATGTGCGTGGCAAGATCGTAATCGACACGACTGTTCCGCTTGTCCCTCCCAAGGTGATGCGCGCACAGCTCCCGCCGGAAGGCAGCGCCGCCGTACGTGCAGCCACGTTGCTTGGCGACGATGTGACCGTCGTTTCCGCGTTCCACAATGTGGCCGCCCATAAGCTTGCTCAAGACATCGACGTCGGCTGCGATGTCCTAGTCTTCGGGGACGATAAGGCTGCTAGAGAGAAGGCGGTCGAACTCGCCGAAACTATGGGGCTTCGCGGGATTCACGCGGGTGCCCTAGCCAACTCGGCGGCGGCCGAAGCCTTGACATCGGTTCTGATTTTCCTGAACAAAACCTACAACATCGACGGCGCCGGGATCACCATTACCGGCCATTTCAAATAA
- the cofD gene encoding 2-phospho-L-lactate transferase: MSRAGRRITCITGGVGGAKLVLGLQQVLPPGNITAIVNTGDDFRHLGFWVSPDIDTLLYTLSGKSNVAQGWGREGESWAFMAALRELGGEDWFQLGDGDLALHVLRSLALASGKTLSAVTGGFARRWGIGVTVLPMSDDSIATVVNTEEGELPFQRYFVERRCEPRVSAIRFDGASRASPAPGVVEAIRGADMVLIAPSNPFLSVDPILAIPAIRTALEGRSAPVVAVSPLVGGRAVKGPTAKLMEELGISVHNDSIAAHYEGLVDGLLIDSGDGCNDEAIRIARTSTLMNSMADKARVARAAMQLAEELAT; this comes from the coding sequence ATGAGCCGCGCCGGTCGCAGGATCACATGCATCACAGGTGGTGTCGGTGGCGCCAAGCTGGTGTTGGGGCTTCAGCAGGTGCTGCCGCCTGGAAACATCACCGCGATTGTAAATACGGGCGATGATTTCCGTCATTTGGGATTCTGGGTTTCGCCGGACATCGATACCCTGCTTTACACGCTTTCCGGTAAATCCAATGTTGCGCAGGGTTGGGGGCGAGAGGGCGAGAGCTGGGCATTTATGGCGGCGCTACGGGAGTTGGGTGGAGAGGACTGGTTTCAACTGGGCGATGGCGATCTCGCACTTCATGTATTGCGGAGTTTGGCGCTTGCAAGCGGGAAGACACTGTCTGCCGTCACGGGAGGCTTTGCGCGACGCTGGGGCATTGGCGTGACCGTTTTGCCAATGAGCGATGACTCGATCGCCACGGTGGTCAATACGGAGGAGGGAGAACTGCCATTCCAGCGCTATTTTGTCGAACGTCGTTGTGAACCGCGGGTAAGCGCGATCCGTTTCGATGGTGCATCACGTGCAAGCCCGGCTCCCGGCGTGGTGGAGGCAATCCGGGGCGCGGACATGGTGTTGATCGCGCCATCGAACCCGTTTCTCAGCGTCGATCCGATCTTGGCGATCCCCGCCATTCGCACAGCGCTCGAAGGGAGGTCAGCGCCAGTTGTCGCGGTGTCTCCATTGGTGGGCGGTCGGGCTGTGAAAGGACCGACGGCGAAGCTGATGGAAGAGCTGGGTATCTCCGTCCACAATGACAGCATCGCAGCGCACTACGAAGGACTTGTCGACGGATTGCTGATCGATTCCGGCGATGGGTGCAACGATGAAGCGATCAGAATCGCGCGAACATCGACTCTGATGAATAGCATGGCAGACAAGGCCAGGGTGGCACGGGCTGCGATGCAATTAGCCGAGGAACTCGCGACATGA